The Malus sylvestris chromosome 12, drMalSylv7.2, whole genome shotgun sequence genome contains a region encoding:
- the LOC126593071 gene encoding solute carrier family 40 member 2-like yields the protein MEEVREPFLSRVQEHPPNPKDDGVPPHLIRYLYFGHFLSRWGTRVWEFSVGLYMISIWPDSLLFAAIYGAVESASTALFGPLVGHWVDRFTYIKVLRLWLVTQNLSSIIAGGTVMALLVYSDLSRTNFHAFIMLVILTNVAGAVAVTSTLAGTILVERDWVVVISESHSNPEILTKMNSVLRRIDLFCKLCAPVLTGFIISFVSLKASALTLALWNTTTIWLEYWLFMSVYKGIPALGESSQRKISMPSRSDVSTDGQETSSLLSHDKNNLEPAEVSWIKRVTEMVSRIPYVAAWRVYLQQDVVLPGVALSLLFFTVLSFGTLMTATLEWEGIPAYVIGIARGISAAIGIAATIVYPIVQSHILKLRTGLWSIWSQWTFLLLCVASIWISNSNLSAYMLMAGVAASRLGLWMFDLAVIQQMQDRVPESDRCVVGGVQNSLQSIMDLMGYVMGIIISNPQDFWKLTLLSFGVVTLAALLYTLHLYRIRKHLIHFEKLYALLKCFTTSSSQSAIA from the exons ATGGAGGAAGTGAGAGAACCCTTTTTATCCCGAGTGCAAGAACACCCTCCTAATCCAAAAGATGATGGAGTTCCTCCTCATCTAATCAGATATCTCTACTTTGGCCACTTTTTATCCAGATGGGGCACCAG GGTGTGGGAATTTTCTGTTGGTTTATACATGATAAGCATTTGGCCCGACTCCCTACTCTTTGCTGCTATCTATGGCGCGGTGGAATCAGCCTCCACCGCGCTTTTCGGACCCTTAGTTGGACACTGGGTGGATAGATTTACATATATAAAG GTTCTCCGGCTTTGGTTGGTAACACAAAATCTCTCTTCTATTATTGCTGGAGGCACTGTGATGGCATTACTGGTCTACTCTGATTTAAGCCGCACAAATTTTCATGCGTTTATCATGCTAGTAATATTAACCAACGTCGCAGGAGCTGTTGCAGTTACTTCTACTCTTGCCGGCACCATCTTAGTTGAAAGAGACTG GGTTGTGGTGATATCAGAAAGCCATTCTAATCCAGAAATACTGACAAAAATGAACTCGGTCCTTCGGCGTATCGATCTCTTCTGCAAGCTATGTGCTCCTGTGCTAACTGGCTTCATTATCAGCTTTGTGTCCCTAAAGGCTTCTGCTTTAACTTTAGCACTCTGGAACACTACAACTATCTGGTTGGAATACTGGCTTTTCATGTCTGTATACAAAGGGATTCCGGCTCTAGGCGAAAGCAGCCAACGGAAGATATCAATGCCTTCAAGAAGTGATGTGTCTACTGATGGTCAGGAGACAAGCAGCTTGCTTTCTCATGATAAAAACAATTTGGAACCGGCCGAGGTAAGCTGGATTAAGAGAGTAACTGAAATGGTCTCAAGGATCCCTTATGTGGCTGCATGGAGAGTGTATTTGCAGCAAGATGTTGTGCTCCCTGGTGTTGCTCTGTCTCTGTTATTTTTTACTGTGCTTAG CTTTGGGACATTGATGACAGCTACACTGGAATGGGAAGGCATACCTGCATATGTCATTGGGATAGCACGTGGAATCAGTGCTGCAATTGGAATTGCTGCAACAATTGTGTACCCTATAGTGCAATCTCATATTCTAAAACTCAGAACCGGACTTTGGTCCATCTGGTCTCAG TGGACCTTCCTCCTACTGTGTGTTGCTTCAATTTGGATATCTAATAGCAACTTATCGGCATATATGCTGATGGCAGGAGTGGCTGCTTCTAGGCTTGGATTGTGGATGTTTGATTTAGCGGTAATCCAACAAATGCAG GATCGAGTTCCTGAATCGGATCGATGTGTAGTGGGAGGTGTTCAAAACTCCCTTCAGTCAATTATGGATCTGATGGGTTATGTCATGGGAATAATCATCTCTAATCCACAG GATTTTTGGAAGTTGACTTTGCTGTCTTTTGGTGTGGTAACATTGGCTGCATTGCTCTATACTCTGCACCTCTACCGCATCAGAAAGCACCTCATTCACTTTGAGAAGTTATATGCCCTTCTTAAATGTTTTACAACATCATCATCACAATCTGCAATTGCATAG